GGTCGTGCTCCACAGCGGCCTCCAGTCCATCCCCGCCGGCCTGTACGAGGCCGCGGCGCTGGACGGGGCGAACGCCTGGCAGCGCTTCTGGCGTATCACCTTCCCGCTGCTGCGCCCGGTGTCCGCGATCACCCTGCTCCTGGGCCTGGTCTACACGCTCAAGGTCTTCGACATCATCTGGATCATGACCAAGGGCGGTCCGGCGGACTCGTCCACGACCTTCGCCACCTGGTCCTACCAGCTCGGCTTCGGCAACCTCCTGCCCGCCTTCGGCCCCGGAGCGGCCGTCGGCAACCTGCTCGTCGTCGCCGCCCTGGTCTTCGGCCTCGTCTACATCCGGGTCCAGCGAAAGCAGGCGCTGTCATGAACCGAAGCACCAGCCGTACGTGGTGGAAGACGGCCATCGGCGTGCTGCTGACCGCGATCATGCTCTTCCCGGTCTACTGGATGCTCAACGTCTCTCTCACCCGCGACCAGGACATGCGCAAGAGCCCGCCCGACCTGCTGCCGCTGAACGGCACCCTGGCCGGCTACCGCACCGTCCTGGGCGAGCAGTTGCCCTACCTCGCCACCAGCCTCGTCATCGGTCTGGGCACCGTCGCCCTCACCGTGGCCCTGGCCGCCCCCGCCGGCTATGCCCTGGCCAAACTCCGCCCGCGCGGCGGCGGCGTGCTCGGCTTCCTCTTCCTGGTCGCCCAGATGATCCCCGGCATCATCATGGCGATGGGCTTCTACGCCATCTACCTCCAGCTCGGCCTGCTCCAGTCCGTGCCCGGCCTGATCGTCGCCGACTCCACCCTGGCCGTCCCGTTCGCGGTGCTCATCTTCACGGCGTTCATGTCCGGCATCCCCCGTGAACTGCTCCAGGCGGCGCAGATGGACGGCGCCGGGCCCTGGCGCACTTTCCGCGCGATCGTGCTGCCGATGAGCCGCAACGCCGTCGTCACCGTGTCCCTGTTCGCGTTCCTGTGGTCCTGGTCCGACTTCGTCTTCGCCAGCACCCTGGTCAACGGCGGTGCGCACGAGCCGATCACCCTCGGCATCTACCACTACATCGGCAACAACAACCAGGAGTGGAACGCCATCATGGCCACCGCCGTCGTGGCCTCGCTGCCCGCCGCGGTCATCCTCGTCCTCGCCCAGCGCTACGTCGCCGCCGGCGTGACCGCCGGAGCCGTCAAGGACTGACCTCCCGCGGGCCGCCCGCGAACCTCCCCTTCTGCCGACGATCCCTGCTCGAGAAACGAGTTACGCCTTCATGACCGCCGCCCCGTCGTCCGGACCGGCCTTCTCCGTCCACGACATCCCGTTCAGCACGTTCGGATCCTGGTTCGGCATCTCACCCGTGGTGGCGGAGAAGACGTACGCCGAGGACCTCCACCTCGTCTCGCACCAGAACGGCATGCACGCCGTCCTCCGCCTCGTCCCCCTGGAACCGGCGACGGGCGAGCGCGCCGGGACCCGTGTCGAGGCGACACCGGGACTGCTCAGCTGGGTCGGCCCTGCCGGGCGCATCGACCTCGCCTACGAGTCGCCGGACACCGTGCGCCTGCGGGGGAGCGGCCTGGGCATCAGCGTCAGTGCGGCCGCCCAGGTCCTGACGCCGTTCAGCGGGACGTACTTCTTCCACGACCCGGCGGCGGACGCCCACGTGTTCACCTCGTACGAGACGGGGCGCCGCTACCGCGTCACCCTCCTGTCCGGCCGTATCGCCCACACCGCCGGAGCCCAGGCCCTGGGAGGCGGCGACCGCCGTCTCGCCGTGGCCGCGGTGGCGGACGGCGAGTGGGAGATCGCCGTCGAGGAACTCGACACCGCTCGCCCGCCCTACGCGTCCTCGGCCGCCTTCGGCGAGATCGTTGCGGCGGCACGCGGATCCTTCGCCGACTTCGTCGACGCGGTGGCCCCTTGGCGCTCGTCCGCCACCCCGGCAGCCGAACTCGCCGCCTACGTCCTCTGGTCGGCGTCCGTACGCCCGGCCGGACTCGTCTCCCGGCCGGCCGTCCTCATGTCCAAGCACTGGATGGACAAGGTCTGGAGCTGGGACCACTGTTTCAACGCCCTGGCACTGGCTCCGGGCTGTCCCGAACTGGCCGTGGACCAGTTCGCCCTGCCCTTCGACCACCAGGACGGCACCGGAGCCCTGCCCGACTCCGTCACCCACTCCGAGGTCCTCCACAACTTCGTCAAACCGCCCATTCACGGTTGGGCGTCGGGCCATCTGCGCCGTCGGCTGCCGGCGCCTCCCAGCAGTGCGGAACTGGCCGAGACATACGACCGGCTGGCCCGCTGGACGCACTTCTGGCTCTCCGTACGGCGCGCACCCGGCGCCGTCCTGCCCCACTACCAGCACGGCAACGACAGCGGCTGGGACAACGCCACCACCTTCGACCCCGAGCGGGTGGTCGTCACCGCCGACCTGGCCGCCTTCCTCGTCCTCCAACTGCATGAACTCGCCTACCTGGCCGAGGAGTTGCGCAAGCCGGACGAGGCGAGCCGGTGGACGCGTACGGCACACGAGATCCAGTCGGCCCTGTTGGACGAGCTCTGGACCGGCGAACGGTTCGTCGCCCGCGGAGCCGCCACCGGGGACACCTGGAGCAGCTCCAGCCTCCTCGACCTGATGCCCATCGTGCTGGGCGAACACCTGCCCGGCGAGATCGGCAGCGCCCTGGCCGACCACATCAAGTCCCATCTGACCCCGTACGGCCTCGCCACCGAACTGCCCACCTCACCGCACTACCTCTCCGACGGCTACTGGCGCGGCCCCGTCTGGGCCCCCGCCACCGTCCTCATCGAGGACGGCCTGCGCCGCGCCGGCCACCACCGGCTCGCCGACGACATCAGCGCCCGCTTCCGCGCCCTGTGCGAGACCCACGGCTTCGCCGAGAACTTCGACGCCCTCACGGGCACGGGTCTGCGCGACCGCGCCTACACGTGGACCGCCGCGAGCTACCTGCTCCTCGCCGAAGCCCACGCACACCGGAGCAGCCACTGACCACCGTTCTCGTGCACTAGTACCGCGGCGTCCACTGGGTCTTCGCGATCGCCTCGCGCAGTTCCGCCTCCGTCGCCCGCGGGGCCACCCCGTCCTCGACGGCGGCGAGAGCCGCGGCCAGGGCGATCTCGCGAGCGGACTCGCGCATCCCGCTCAGGGGCGGCAGCAGCGGCACGGGACCGTCCTCGCCGTGGGCCGCCCGTACCGCGCACTCGGCGACGGCACGGGCGGCGGCCACCATCATGCGGTCGGTGACGCGTGTGGCCCCGCTCGCGGTCACCGCGAGGCCCATGGCCGGGAAGACGTACACGTTGTTCGACTGCGCCACCGGCACCTCGTGCCCGTCCACCGTGAGCGGCGGGAAGGGCGAGCCGGTGGCGATCAGCGCCCGGCCGTCGGTCCAGCGGGTGAGGTCGGCGGGCTCGGCCTCGGAGTGGGAGGTGGGGTTGGAGAGCGGGAAGATGACGGGCCGTTCGCAGGTCGAGCCCATCTGCCGCACGATCTCCTCGGTGAACGCGCCATGAGCCGTCGACAGCCCGATGAGCGCCGTCGGCTCGACACGGCGCACCACCTCGGCGAGGCCGGTGCCGTCCCAGCCGTTCACCTCGCTGTCGTCGCGCGCGAACTCGCGCTGCTGCGGCGTCAGTTCGCTGCGCGACCGCACCAGCAGGCCGTCGACGTCGAGGATCCAGAAGCGTGCCGTGGCCTCGTCCTCGGACAGGCCCTCCTCGATCATGGCCGTCCGGATCATGTCGGCGACACCGATGGCGGCCGACCCCGCCCCCAGGATCACCAGGCGCTGCTCGGACAGCGCGGTGCCGGACACGTTCGCGGCGGTGGACAGGGCGCCGAGCGTGACGGCCGCCGTGCCCTGGATGTCGTCGTTGAAGGTGAGCAGCCGGTCCCGGTAACGCGAGAGGATGGGATAGGCGTGGGCGGTGGCGAAGTCCTCCCACTGGAGCAGCGTTCCGGGAAGCTCCGCCTCCACCGCCGAGACGAAGGCCTCGATCATCTCGTCGTACTCGGTGCCGGTCAGCCTGCGGGCACGCCGGCCGAGGTAGCGCGGGTTGCCGAGCAGGTCCTCGTTGTCGGTGCCGACGTCCAGCAGGATCGGCAGGGTGCGGGCGGGGTGGATGCCGCCGATCGCCGTGTAGAGGCTGAGCTTGCCGATCGGGATGCCCATCCCGCCGACGCCCTGGTCGCCCAGGCCGAGGATGCGCTGCCCGTCGGTGACGACGATGACGTCCACGTCCTCGTCGCGGTGCGGGCGGTTGCGCAGGATGTCCCGGAAGCGGTGCCGGTCCTCCCACGTCAGGAACAGCCCGCGCGGCCGCCGGTAGATCTCGCTGAAACGCTGACAGGCCTCACCGACCGTCGGCGTGTAGACGATGGGCAGCAGCTCCTCCAGGTACTCGGTGACCAGGCGGTAGAAGAGCACCTCGTTGGTGTCCTGGAGCTGACGCAGGTAGATGTGCCGGTTGAGGGGCTTGTCGTAGCCGTGGAACGCGTCGTAGGCGCGGGCGACCTGCTCGTCCAGGGTCTCCACGGCGGGTGGCAGCAGCCCGTCGAGGCCGAGCTCGGCGCGCTCCTGCCGACTGAAGGCGGTGCCCTTGTTGACCAGCGGGTCGGCCAGGGTCGTGCCGGCGGGGCTGGTGGTCGTGCGGATGTGCTGGTGCATCGGCTGGTCCATGGTGTGACGCCTTCCCAGGACTCGCCGGTTCGTGCAGGCGACTTGTGCTGTTCCGCCGAACGGTCGCTTCGGTCCTCGGTTCACCGATGAGTTCCGGCTCCTCGCCCGGTCTGCCTCTCCGTAAGGCTTTCAGCCCAACAGCGAGCAGGAGAAGGCGACATGAGCGTGACGACCCCTCAGACGCAGCCCCGGACCGAGTTCCCCACCCCCGGCTTCCTCTCCACGCGCCCCGTCTGGCTGGTCGGCGTCCTGGCGACGCTCGCCGGTGCGGTCGTGACGGAGGCGTTCGCACTCGTCGCCCGGGCCGCCGGCGTCCCGATGGAGGCGGCCGGCCCCGGGGCCAAGGAGGCCGCGGAGATCCCCGTCGGCGGCTTCGGCAGCGGCGTGGTGTTCTGGTCGGTCGCCGGAATCGTCCTGGCCGTGGTGCTCGCCCGCTGGGCCAAGCGGCCCGCCCGCACCTTCACCGTGACCACCGTCGTCCTCACCGCCCTGTCCCTCGCCGGCCCGGTTGTCGCCCCGCACACGGCCACGTCCACCCAGATCGTCCTCGCCGCGTCGCATGTGGTGGCCGCCGCGGTGATCGTCCCCCTGCTGGCACGGCGGCTGTCCCACGTGCAGAAGTGACGCCCTCCACTCCCACGATCCCGACACCGGCCCGTCGCGCTCACCGCCGACGGGCCGTCGTCGTGCAGCACGTAACAGCCCCGAACGGCCCAATAACACTGCGCCGGAGGAGGCGAGCGTGGATGAGCGGTGTGACCGTGGTGGAAGGGATGCGCGTGCACCCCTGGATGCGTGTGCACACCCGGACGAGGAGGCGCGATGGCGGAGGGACTGGCCGAGGGCGGCACGGCGTGCGCTGTGACGAGAGGTGGCGAGGATCTGCCGCCGGACCGGTCCCCGGACGCCTTCGAGCAGGTGAGCGCCGTCGCCGACGCCGTCCTCTACGAGGGCTACCTCCTCTACCCCTACCGCCGGTCCTCGGCCAAGAACCGCGTCCGATGGCAGTTCGGGGTCCTGTTCCCGCGGGACTGGGTGGAGGCGGACGGCCCCGTGGTCCCCGGTGTCTCCGGCTCCGCCGACTCCTGGTACCAGCAGACCGAGTGCCTGGTGCGGATCCGGCAGCCCGGCAGCGCGTCCGTGCGTGTGCGGGTCCGTCACCTCCAGATGCAGCGCAAGCAGGTGGAGGAGACCCGCGGCGGCCGTCATCGTGCCGTCGAGTCGCTGCGCACCGCCGACGGCACGACGCATCTCACCTTCGACGAGGCCGTCCCGCGTGAACGCGAGGTCGAGATCCCGCTCGACGAGCTCCTTCAGGGCGGACGCACCGTCCCCGTGGTCGCGCCGGCCGGCGTGGACGTCGAGCCGCTGCCCGGTCGCGCCGGGCGGGTGGTGCGGCACCGCGACGAGGTACGGGCCGACACCACCGTCACCGCCGAGCGACTCTCGGACGACCTCTGCCGGCTCCGCGTGCGCACCACGAACACCGGGCCCGCACCGGAACCGCGGACCGCTCGTGACGAGGCACTGCGCCGGGCCCTCATCGCCACCCACACCGTCATCGGCGGCGACGGCGTGGACTTCGTCTCGCTGACCGATCCGCCGACGCACCTGCGCACACTCGCCCGGTCGTGCCGGAACGAGTTCACCTTCCCCGTCCTCGGTGGCGATGCCGGCGGCGACGGACACGTCCTGCTCTCCGCGCCGATCATCCTGCCCGACCATCCCCAGGTGGCCCCCGAGAGCCCGGGCGACCTGCACGACGCGGCGGAGATCGACGAGATCCTCACGCTGCGTACGATGCTGCTGACCGACGAGGAGAAGCGCGAAGCGCGGGCCACCGACCCGCGGGCGGCCGCGATCCTCGACCGGGTCGACACCATGCCGCAGGAGGTCTTCGAGCGGCTGCACGGCGCCGTCCGCTCCCTGGCACCGGCCGCCCCGGTTGCTCCGGCGCCCGCCGAACGCCCCGCCTGGTGGCAGGAGGGCGCCGACGACGGCCTCGCCCCGGCCACCGACACCGTGCTCGTCGACGGCGTCCCGCTCGGCGGCGGCAGCCGCGTCCGGCTTCGCCCCCGGGGACGCGGCGCCGACGCCCAGGACATGTTCCTGGCCGGCCGTACCGCAGAGGTCGCGGCCGTCTTCCACGACGTGGACGGCAGCGTGCACCTCGCCGTCACCCTCGACGACGACCCCGCGTCCGAACTGCACACCTGGTACGGCCGCTTCCACTACTTCCGGCCCGACGAGCTCGAACCCCTCGAGCCCGCCGGATCCCCGGACGAGCCGTCGGCACCGGCTCCCGCCGCAGCGAAGGCGCGGCACGCGACCGACTCCGAGACCCCCGCAGCGGAGGCCGAGTGACATGACAACGCACAGCAGCACCACCGAAGTCAGCAAGGAACCCGAACGGGCCGAGGACCGGCAGGGCTTCGACGAGATCACCATCCTCTGGATCTCCGAAGGCATGAGCTGCGACGGCGACACCGTCTCCCTGACCGCAGCCGGCCAGCCCTCCATCGAGGACCTGGTGCTCGGACTGATCCCGGGCCTGCCGAAGGTGAACCTGGTCAACAAGGTCCTCTCACCGAGCCTGGGCGGCGAGGACTTCCTCGCTCCCTACCGGGCGGCCGTACGCGGCGAGCTGGAGCCGTTCATCCTCGTCATCGAGGGTTCGGTCCCCAACCAGAACATCATCGAGGGCGACGGCTACTGGACGTCCTTCGGCAACGACCCGGAGACCGGCGAGCCGCAGACCCTGAACTGGTGGATCGACCAACTGGCCCCCAAGGCCTGGGCGGTGGTGGCCGCCGGCACCTGCGCCACCTTCGGCGGCATCCACGCCATGGCCGGCAACCCCACGGGCTGCATGGGCCTCGCCGACTACCTGGGCTGGGACTTCACCTCACGGGGCGGCCTGCCGATCGTCAACGTGCCCGGCTGCCCGATCCAGCCCGAGAACTTCATGGAGACCCTGGTCTGGGTCCTCTACCACGCGGCCGGCTCCGCACCCCCGCCCCCGCTGGACCACATGCTGCGCCCGCAGTGGCTGTTCGGCAAGACGGTCCACGAGGGCTGCGACCGCGGCGCCTACTACGAGCAGGCCAGCTTCGCCAAGGACTACAACTCGCCCAAGTGCCTCGTCAAGACGGGCTGCTGGGGTCCGGTCGTCAACTGCAATGTGCCCAAACGCGGCTGGATGGCCGGCATCGGCGGCTGCCCGAACGTCGGCGGCATCTGCATCGGATGCACCATGCCCGGCTTCCCCGACGCGTTCATGCCGTTCATGGACGAGCCCCCCGGCGGAACCCTGTCGTCCCTGGCCATCAAGCCGTACGGGGCCGTCATCCGCCGCCTGCGGGGCATGACCAACGAGCTGGTCAACCACGAGCCCAGGTGGCGCCACAACAAGCGCAAGCTGACCAGCGGCTACGACCCGCGCTGGCGGCCCTGATGCCGCGTCAGGCACACCCCACCACCCGACCACGGAACACCGACAGCGAGGGGCAGTACCGCAGATGACCACCACCGAGGCCCGGCCCACCGAGCGCAAACCACCACAGCTCGTGGACATGTCCTGGGATCCCATCACCCGGATCATCGGGAACCTGGGCATCTACACGAAGATCGACTTCGCCAACCGGGAAGTCGTCGAATGCCACAGCACCTCGTCGCTGTTCCGCGGCTACTCGGTGTTCATGAAGGGCAAGGACCCGCGTGACGCGGGCTTCATCACGTCCCGGATCTGCGGCATCTGCGGCGACAACCACACCACCTGCTCCGACTACGCCCAGCAGATGGCCTACGGCGTCAAGCCGCCCCCGCTGGCCGACTACATCGTCAACCTGGGTGAAGCGGCCGAGTACCTCTTCGACCACACGATCTTCCAGGACAACCTGGTGTTCGTGGACTTCTGCGAGGCGATGGTCAAGGCCACCAATCCGAGTGTGCTGGCCCGCGCCGAACGCACCGACGCTCCCCGCGGCGAGATCCACGGCTACCGCACGATCGCCGACATCATGAGGGCCTTCAACCCCTTCGAGGGCGAGGTCTACAAGGAGGCCCTGAAGGTCAGCCGGATCACCCGGGAGATGTTCTGCCTCATGGAGGGGCGGCACGTCCACCCGTCCACGCTGTACCCTGGCGGCGTCGGCACGATGCCGCAGCCGACCGCCTTCACCGACTACCTCAGCCGCCTCATGCGGGTCATCGACTTCGTGAAGAAGGCCGTCGCCCTGAACGACGACGTCTTCGACTTCTTCTACGAGGCGCTGCCCGGCTACGAGGAGGTCGGCCGCCGCCGCGTCCTGCTGGGCTGCTGGGGCGCCTTCCAGGACCCCAGGACGGTCGACTACCGGTACGAGACGATGAACTCCTGGGGCAAGGACATGTACGTCACCCCGGGCATCATCGTCGACGGCGAACTGGTCACCAACAACCTCGTCGACATCAACCTCGGCCTGCGCATCCTGCTCGGCAGCTCGTACTACGAGGACTGGGTGGGCGAACAGCCCTTCGTGACGCACGACCCGCTCGGCAACCCCGTCGACATGCGCCACCCCTGGAACCAGACGACCGTCCCGGTGCCGCAGAAACGCGAATTCGACGGCAAGTACAGCTGGGTGATGAGCCCGCGATGGTACGACATGAGGACCGACCAGCACCTCGCCCTCGACACCGGCGGCGGCCCGCTCGCCCGGCTCTGGTCGACCGCGCTGAGCGGCCTGGTCGACACGCCGTACGTCAAGGCCACCGGCAACAGCGTGCGCATCTCGCTGCCCAAGGGCGAGACCCTGCCGGAGACCACCCTGGAGTGGCGCATCCCGCAGTGGAGCAACACCATCGAACGCGACCGCGCCCGCCCGTACTTCGTTGCCTACGCGGCCGCCATGGCCCTCCAGTTCGTGGAGGAGGCCATGGGCCTGGTGCGCGCGGGCGAGACCAAGGTGTTCGAGAACTACGAGGTGCCCGACGAGGCGATCGGCTGCGGCTTCCACGAGGCGGTGCGCGGCGTCCTCTCCCACCACCTGGTGATCAAGGACAAGAAGATCGCCAACTACCACCCGTACCCGCCCACCCCGTGGAACGCCAGCCCCCGCGACATGTACGGCACGCCGGGCCCGTACGAGGACGCCGTCCAGGGCCAGCCCATCTTCGAGGAGAACGGGCCGGACGACTTCAAGGGCGTCGACATCATGCGCACCGTCCGCAGCTTCGACCCCTGCCTGCCGTGCGGTGTGCACATGTACGTCGGCAAGGGCAAGACGCTCACCACCCTGCACTCGCCGACCTACGGGGCGAACCATGGCTGAGGCCGCCACCGCACGCCTGGCGGACCCGGACGTCGAGGCCCGGCTCGCCCGGCTCGACGAGCTGCTGAACACCCTTGAGTCCGCACCTGGCCCCACCACACGCTCCGCGACCGAGGCGGTCGCGCTCCTGACCGAGGTCTATGGCGAGGCCCTGGCCCGCGTCCTCGACCACGCCGACGGGCAGCTGGCCGAGCGCCTGGCCGAGGACGAGCTGCTCGGGCACCTGCTGGTACTGCACGACATCCACCCCGAGCCCCCCGAGCGCCGGGCGGCCCGCGCGGTCGAACGGCTGCGGCCGGCGGTACGGGAGCGGGGCGGCGACGTGGAGTGGGCCGGTGTGGAGGGGCAGGTCGGCCGGGTGCGTCTGAAGACGGGCGGCGGCTGCGGCTCCGGCTGCGGCGGTGGAGGTTCCGACGTCACCGACGCGGTCCGGGAGGCGGTGCTCGCCGTCGCTCCCGAGCTGACGGCGGTGGAGCCGCTGCCGAGCACGCCCGCTCCCGCGTTCGTACCGCTGACCACGCTGACGCACCGAGGCGCACGGTGACCATCGACGGGGCGCTGGCCCGCCTCATCCGCTCCTCGGCCGACCGCACGGCGGCGGCCGGGGCGGAGGTGTGCGACCTGTGCGCCGCGCCCGTCGCCGACGAGCACGCCCACCTCTACGACACCGGGCAGGAGGAGGTGCGCTGCGTCTGCGGCCCCTGCTCGGTGCTGTTCGCCGGGGCCGGGGCGGGCGACGGCCACTACCGGCTCGTGCCCCGGCGCCGGGTCCGGCTGCCCCGCGTCGACACGGCGGTGCTGGGCGTACCGGTCGGCCTGGTCTTCTTCGTGCCCCGGGCGGACGGCACGGTCACCGCGCAGGGCCCGAGCCCGGCGGGAGCCATGCGGTGGGAGGTGGACGCGGCGGCCTGGCAGGAGCTGGCCGGGACGTGTCCGCAGCTCGCCACCGTGGAACCCGAGGTGGAGGCCCTGCTGGTGAACACCGTCCACGGCCTCGACCACCACTGGATCGTGCCGATCGACGACTGCTACCGGATGGTCGCCGTCGTACGCGGCCAGTGGCGTGGCCTGTCCGGCGGAGGCCAGGTCTGGCCGGCCGTCGAGCGGTTCTTCGAGGACCTCACCGAGCGGCCATGAGCACGCACAGCACGCACTCCGCAGGTCGGAGGCGAGGAAGGAGAGCACCCCATGGGCAGCATCAGAGTGGGCAGGGCCCAGGCCAGGCCCGACACGCCCGGCCACGTCGCCGGCCTGCACCAGGGCAACAAGGGCCGGTACGACAAGCAGATCGGGCACCACGAGGACGGCACCGCCGACGCGCGCCGCTCCACGGGGATCCACTGGAAGCGGCATGACGCCCTCGTGAAGACCATGCCGAACATCTCGCCGGGATGACAGCCGTGAGGAGAGGACAGGGAGTCGCCGCGATGAAGCTCCAACGAGTACGCAGACCCGTCGCACGCAGGCGAGGCGGGATGAGCGGACAGCGGGTGCTGAAGGCCGAGGCCGCCCTGGCGGGCGGTGTGGCCCTGGCCCTGTTGTGCTGGGAGTTTCCCAGCCTGAGGCGGGAGATGCGGATCTGGCGGATGGCGGGCGGGTTCCGCGCGGGCCGCCGGTATCCGTGAGCCGGCCGTGCACGAGCTGTCGATCGCGACCGCGATCATCGAGCGGGCCGGCGAGCTGGCCCGGGCGGACGGGACCGAGGCGGTCTCGGCGGTGACCGTCCGGGTCGGCGAGCTGGCGGGCGTCGTCCCCGACGCCCTGGACTTCGCCTTCGAGGTGGCCCGCGACGGCACCGCCCTCGCCGGGGCCCGGCTCGTGGTCGAGCCGGTCCCCGCGCAGGCCTGGTGCGGCCCGTGCGCCGAGGAGTTCCCGGTGGGCATGCCCCCGTTCTTCTGGTGCCCGCGCTGCGACCGCCCCTCCAGCGACCTGCGCAGCGGCCGGGAACTGGAGATCACCGGGATCGAGCCGTCACCGGCCCCGGCATAGTGTGAGCGGGCCCCGCCGACGTGTCCGGCGGGGCCCGCTCACGTCCGGACCGGATCAGCAGATACGCGGCAACTGCTCGCCGAGCGGCAGATCCACCACCCGTGTGCCGCCGAGGCCGGTGGCGGCCACGACCATGCCGGGATGGTCGGCGACGCACTCGCCGATCAGCGTGGCCCCGGCACCCTGGGGGTGGGCTCGCATCGCCGCGAGGACCTCGTCCACCGCCGAGGGGGGCACGAAGGCGACGAGCCGGCCCTCGTTGGCGACGTAGAGGGGGTCGAGGCCGAGGAACCCGCAGGCGTTCGCCACCGCGTCCGGCACCGGAATGGCGCGCTCCTGAAGCCGGACCCCGGTCCCCGAGGCGCGGGCGATCTCGTTGAGGGACGCCGCCAGGCCACCCCTGGTGGGGTCGCGCAGCACATGGATGTCCGGGGTGACGGCCAGCATCGCCGTCACCAGATCCGCCAGCGGCACGGTGTCGCTGGTGACCTCGACCCCGAATTCCAGCCCCTCCCGCACGCTCATGATCGCCACCCCGTGCAGACCGATCGGCCCGCTGACGATCACGGCGTCCCCGGGCCGCGCACGCTGGGGCCGGATGTCCACCCCGTCCGGGACGAGCCCGACACCGGCGGTGGTGACGTACACACCGTCGCCGTGCCCGGACTCCACCACCTTGGTGTCACCCGTGGCGATGGTGACCCCGGCCGCCTCGGCCGCCGCGCCCATGGAGCACGCGATCCGTTCGACGACCGTCAGCTCCACGCCCTCCTCCAGGACGAACGCGGCGGAGAGAAACGCGGGCCGCGCACCGCTCATCGCCAGGTCGTTGACGGTGCCGTTGACCGCGAGGTCGCCCAGGCTGCCGCCGGGGAAGAACAGCGGACGGACCACGTAGGAGTCGGTGGAGAAGGCCAGCCGCGCACCGCCCAGTTCGAGGACGGCGGAGTCGGCGAGACCGGCGAGCGTGGCGTTGCCGTAGGCGGGCGTGAAGACCTGCTCCATCAGCTCCGCCGACAGTGCTCCGCCTCCGCCGTGCCCCATTACCACCACTCCCTGGTCACGCAGTGGGGCGGGGCAGGTCCAGTCGGCCGGGTCGACCACACCGGCGCGTTGTTCAGGCAACGGGAGCCACTCCTTCCTGTGTGGCCCGGCCGGCTTGCGGCGTCGGGGCGTTCATCCGGCGGTACAGGTAGTAGGCCGCGCAGGCGCCCTCACTGGAGACCATGGTGGCGCCGAGCGGTGTGCGCGGGGTGCAGATGGTGCCGAACGCGGCGCACTCGGTCGGCTTGATCAGCCCCTGGAGCACCTCACCGCTGCGGCACTCCGCGGGCTCCTCGGTGCGGATCCCGGTGACCTCGAAGCGGTGCTCGGCGTCGTACGCGCGGAAGGCGTCACGCAGCCGCCAGCCACTGGCCGGGATCCGCCCGATACCGCGCCAGGACCGGTCGGTGACCTCGAACACCTCCTCGATCATGCGCACGGCGGCCGGATTGCCCTCCTCGCGCACGGCACGCGGATACGCGTTCTCCACCCGGTGCTCGCCGCGCTCCAGCTGGCGGACCGCCCGGCGGATGCCCTCCAGGATGTCCAGCGGCTCGAACCCGGTCACCACCATCGGCACACCGAACCGCTCGGCCAGCTCCGGGTACTCCGCCGTGCCCATCACGCTGCACACGTGTCCGGCGGCCAGGAAACCCTGCACCCGGCAGGCCGGAGCCGTCATGATCGCCTCGACGGCCGGAGGCACCCGCACATGCGACACCAGCAGGCTGAAGTTGTTCAGACCCAGCCTGCGCGCCTGGTGCACGGCCATCGCGTTGGCCGGGGCCGTGGTCTCGAAGCCGATCGCGAAGAACACCACCTCCCGGTCCGGGTGGCGGCGGGCCAGCTCCAGGGCGTCGAGCGGCGAGTAGACCACGCGTACGTCGCCGCCCTCGCCCTTGACCCGGAA
This region of Streptomyces caelestis genomic DNA includes:
- a CDS encoding DUF6069 family protein, which encodes MSVTTPQTQPRTEFPTPGFLSTRPVWLVGVLATLAGAVVTEAFALVARAAGVPMEAAGPGAKEAAEIPVGGFGSGVVFWSVAGIVLAVVLARWAKRPARTFTVTTVVLTALSLAGPVVAPHTATSTQIVLAASHVVAAAVIVPLLARRLSHVQK
- a CDS encoding NAD-dependent malic enzyme — translated: MDQPMHQHIRTTTSPAGTTLADPLVNKGTAFSRQERAELGLDGLLPPAVETLDEQVARAYDAFHGYDKPLNRHIYLRQLQDTNEVLFYRLVTEYLEELLPIVYTPTVGEACQRFSEIYRRPRGLFLTWEDRHRFRDILRNRPHRDEDVDVIVVTDGQRILGLGDQGVGGMGIPIGKLSLYTAIGGIHPARTLPILLDVGTDNEDLLGNPRYLGRRARRLTGTEYDEMIEAFVSAVEAELPGTLLQWEDFATAHAYPILSRYRDRLLTFNDDIQGTAAVTLGALSTAANVSGTALSEQRLVILGAGSAAIGVADMIRTAMIEEGLSEDEATARFWILDVDGLLVRSRSELTPQQREFARDDSEVNGWDGTGLAEVVRRVEPTALIGLSTAHGAFTEEIVRQMGSTCERPVIFPLSNPTSHSEAEPADLTRWTDGRALIATGSPFPPLTVDGHEVPVAQSNNVYVFPAMGLAVTASGATRVTDRMMVAAARAVAECAVRAAHGEDGPVPLLPPLSGMRESAREIALAAALAAVEDGVAPRATEAELREAIAKTQWTPRY
- a CDS encoding amylo-alpha-1,6-glucosidase → MTAAPSSGPAFSVHDIPFSTFGSWFGISPVVAEKTYAEDLHLVSHQNGMHAVLRLVPLEPATGERAGTRVEATPGLLSWVGPAGRIDLAYESPDTVRLRGSGLGISVSAAAQVLTPFSGTYFFHDPAADAHVFTSYETGRRYRVTLLSGRIAHTAGAQALGGGDRRLAVAAVADGEWEIAVEELDTARPPYASSAAFGEIVAAARGSFADFVDAVAPWRSSATPAAELAAYVLWSASVRPAGLVSRPAVLMSKHWMDKVWSWDHCFNALALAPGCPELAVDQFALPFDHQDGTGALPDSVTHSEVLHNFVKPPIHGWASGHLRRRLPAPPSSAELAETYDRLARWTHFWLSVRRAPGAVLPHYQHGNDSGWDNATTFDPERVVVTADLAAFLVLQLHELAYLAEELRKPDEASRWTRTAHEIQSALLDELWTGERFVARGAATGDTWSSSSLLDLMPIVLGEHLPGEIGSALADHIKSHLTPYGLATELPTSPHYLSDGYWRGPVWAPATVLIEDGLRRAGHHRLADDISARFRALCETHGFAENFDALTGTGLRDRAYTWTAASYLLLAEAHAHRSSH
- a CDS encoding carbohydrate ABC transporter permease — protein: MNRSTSRTWWKTAIGVLLTAIMLFPVYWMLNVSLTRDQDMRKSPPDLLPLNGTLAGYRTVLGEQLPYLATSLVIGLGTVALTVALAAPAGYALAKLRPRGGGVLGFLFLVAQMIPGIIMAMGFYAIYLQLGLLQSVPGLIVADSTLAVPFAVLIFTAFMSGIPRELLQAAQMDGAGPWRTFRAIVLPMSRNAVVTVSLFAFLWSWSDFVFASTLVNGGAHEPITLGIYHYIGNNNQEWNAIMATAVVASLPAAVILVLAQRYVAAGVTAGAVKD
- a CDS encoding NADH-quinone oxidoreductase subunit B family protein, encoding MTTHSSTTEVSKEPERAEDRQGFDEITILWISEGMSCDGDTVSLTAAGQPSIEDLVLGLIPGLPKVNLVNKVLSPSLGGEDFLAPYRAAVRGELEPFILVIEGSVPNQNIIEGDGYWTSFGNDPETGEPQTLNWWIDQLAPKAWAVVAAGTCATFGGIHAMAGNPTGCMGLADYLGWDFTSRGGLPIVNVPGCPIQPENFMETLVWVLYHAAGSAPPPPLDHMLRPQWLFGKTVHEGCDRGAYYEQASFAKDYNSPKCLVKTGCWGPVVNCNVPKRGWMAGIGGCPNVGGICIGCTMPGFPDAFMPFMDEPPGGTLSSLAIKPYGAVIRRLRGMTNELVNHEPRWRHNKRKLTSGYDPRWRP